A region from the Pseudomonas cucumis genome encodes:
- a CDS encoding YceK/YidQ family lipoprotein has product MKTQVMLLAALMLAGCGTFQTVVRSDEAAAKSLKEQKTYCGAVPRIYSGVTYDFCTLHALPGPGIDEYQYNNATPFVLIDVVISGALDTMLLPYTIYRQQADGSIVIAE; this is encoded by the coding sequence ATGAAAACTCAAGTCATGTTACTGGCGGCGCTGATGCTCGCCGGCTGCGGCACGTTCCAGACGGTAGTGCGCAGTGACGAGGCTGCGGCAAAGAGTCTCAAGGAACAGAAAACCTACTGCGGTGCGGTTCCACGGATTTATAGCGGCGTGACTTATGATTTTTGCACCCTGCATGCGCTTCCAGGCCCGGGCATCGATGAGTATCAATACAACAATGCCACGCCCTTTGTGCTGATCGACGTAGTTATTTCGGGCGCACTCGACACCATGCTGCTGCCCTACACCATTTATCGGCAGCAGGCTGATGGCAGCATTGTCATTGCCGAATAA
- a CDS encoding Bax inhibitor-1/YccA family protein encodes MREQDYAVNNSVQAEQLEVSRVLRNTYGLLALTLAFSGVMAFVAQQMRVGYPNIFVVLIGFYGLFFLTNKLRDSAWGLVSAFALTGFMGFLLGPILNRYLGMQGGAEVVSSAFAMTALVFGGLSAYVLITRKDMSFLGGFITAGFFVLLGATLASLFFQISGLQLAISAGFVLFSSVCILFQTSAIIHGGERNYIMATISLYVSIYNLFVSLLQLFGIMSRDD; translated from the coding sequence ATGCGCGAACAGGATTACGCAGTTAATAACAGCGTGCAGGCTGAGCAGCTAGAGGTTAGCCGCGTCCTGCGCAACACTTACGGCTTACTCGCCCTCACCCTCGCATTCAGCGGCGTGATGGCGTTTGTCGCGCAGCAGATGCGTGTCGGCTACCCGAATATCTTCGTGGTGCTGATCGGCTTCTACGGTCTTTTCTTTCTCACCAACAAACTCCGTGATTCGGCGTGGGGCCTGGTTTCTGCGTTCGCGCTGACCGGCTTCATGGGTTTCCTGCTCGGCCCGATTCTCAACCGTTATCTGGGTATGCAGGGCGGCGCGGAAGTAGTCAGCTCGGCCTTCGCGATGACCGCGCTGGTGTTCGGCGGCCTGTCGGCTTATGTGCTGATCACCCGTAAGGACATGAGCTTCCTCGGTGGTTTCATCACGGCCGGTTTCTTTGTGCTATTGGGCGCGACTCTGGCGAGCCTGTTCTTCCAGATCAGCGGTCTGCAACTGGCGATCAGCGCAGGTTTCGTGCTGTTCTCCTCTGTGTGCATTCTGTTCCAGACCAGCGCCATCATTCACGGTGGCGAGCGCAACTACATCATGGCGACCATCAGCCTGTATGTATCGATCTACAACCTGTTCGTCAGCTTGCTGCAACTGTTCGGCATCATGAGCCGCGATGATTGA
- a CDS encoding KAP family P-loop NTPase fold protein: protein MKWIRKLFGMGTQGSTASSDTPAEELVGHDRKSDEDGDQYFSDEPITSKHQDRFGRAPYAARIAETIARRRDPSSIVIGLFGPWGDGKTSVLKMMEESLDQHGQVVTIRFNPWHFPSEDALLRGFFATLAEALGKEPAFKEKAAALLESYGGILSVISVALPGVEINPGEAAKQIGESLSKVSLDKLKDQIDALLGQSGKRLVILIDDIDRLDRQETHAIFKLVKLSASFKYTCYVLAFDDEVVAAALGERYGAGGQEAGRAFLEKIIQVPLHLPPADQMSLRDIAFEGVEHALNQAGIVLDQRQIDVFSRHFVDGLEPKLETPRVAKLYTNALMFALPLVKGEVNIAEFMLVEGLRVLYPKLHAAIRDNADLFLKGEPREALRGLENSPSAVDRLLETAMPGSASEERGRVRERLLKPLFPRISNMMYGGDWEERWARERRICSSRYFKRYFVYGVPEGDISDNHLTNLVDALVTADADSQRSLLSTYSKLVMPQLIQVLRNRADSLDEVSALAIAIAVARNGDLLPRERGAFVMGGTMMYAGMLISQLIRRIPLSDRQSAAEAVLGAAHPLAMGMECVRWLTHSKDRPEERRVLPDGADDVLYHLFAVRIRDANEVEPLFMQAGRDAPNLYWYWQHGRNREEIEEGLRELFDKDPAKLDDFLDTYIGEGWEVESGLPVRSDLRRETYNSIASIISPDYVFDNLRTRYGAELDDPQYYQDGELARITAHQFASIHLTVVAEQLPQPADADGSGSDPEQFE, encoded by the coding sequence GTGAAATGGATTAGGAAGCTTTTTGGTATGGGCACTCAAGGCTCAACAGCCTCGTCGGATACTCCTGCAGAGGAGCTGGTTGGTCATGATCGAAAAAGCGACGAGGATGGCGATCAGTACTTCTCGGACGAGCCCATCACCTCAAAACATCAAGATAGGTTCGGGCGAGCGCCTTACGCAGCGCGTATTGCTGAGACGATCGCCAGGCGCCGCGATCCCTCAAGCATCGTCATCGGCCTGTTTGGCCCATGGGGAGATGGAAAAACTTCAGTTCTCAAGATGATGGAGGAGTCGCTAGATCAGCACGGACAGGTCGTTACAATACGATTCAATCCTTGGCACTTTCCTTCCGAAGACGCGCTTTTGCGCGGTTTTTTTGCGACCCTGGCTGAGGCCTTGGGCAAAGAGCCAGCGTTCAAAGAAAAAGCGGCTGCGCTGCTTGAGTCCTACGGAGGGATCCTGTCTGTCATCTCAGTCGCTCTGCCGGGTGTAGAGATCAATCCAGGGGAAGCTGCTAAGCAGATCGGAGAGTCATTATCCAAAGTCAGTCTCGATAAGCTTAAGGATCAAATTGACGCTCTTCTGGGCCAAAGCGGGAAAAGATTGGTCATCCTTATCGACGACATTGACCGGCTGGACAGACAAGAAACCCATGCCATTTTCAAGCTGGTAAAGCTCTCGGCAAGCTTCAAGTACACCTGCTACGTTCTGGCTTTCGATGACGAGGTAGTCGCTGCTGCATTGGGTGAGCGTTACGGCGCCGGTGGACAAGAAGCAGGGCGCGCGTTTCTCGAAAAAATCATTCAGGTACCTTTACATTTACCACCTGCTGATCAAATGAGTCTGCGAGACATCGCTTTCGAGGGCGTCGAACATGCTCTCAATCAAGCAGGGATTGTCCTTGACCAGCGTCAGATCGACGTATTCTCTCGCCATTTTGTAGACGGGCTTGAGCCGAAGCTTGAAACTCCACGAGTGGCCAAGCTGTACACAAACGCACTGATGTTTGCACTTCCACTCGTCAAGGGGGAGGTCAACATCGCTGAGTTCATGCTTGTTGAAGGACTCAGGGTGTTGTACCCGAAGCTTCATGCCGCAATTCGCGACAACGCAGATTTGTTTTTAAAAGGGGAGCCCCGTGAAGCTTTGCGAGGTTTGGAAAATTCTCCGTCCGCCGTTGATCGACTCCTTGAAACCGCAATGCCGGGTTCTGCCTCAGAAGAGCGAGGCCGGGTGCGAGAGCGACTCTTGAAACCTCTTTTTCCGCGAATTAGCAACATGATGTACGGGGGAGATTGGGAGGAGAGGTGGGCGAGAGAGCGAAGAATCTGTTCGAGCCGGTATTTCAAACGCTACTTCGTTTACGGGGTGCCTGAAGGAGACATATCGGATAATCATTTAACAAACTTGGTAGATGCCCTCGTCACAGCAGATGCCGATTCGCAGCGTAGTCTGTTGAGCACGTATTCCAAGCTCGTCATGCCGCAATTGATCCAAGTACTTCGAAATCGAGCGGACTCTCTGGATGAAGTCTCGGCGTTAGCGATCGCAATCGCCGTCGCGAGGAACGGAGATCTTCTTCCGCGCGAACGCGGAGCGTTCGTAATGGGCGGCACGATGATGTACGCCGGTATGCTGATTTCTCAACTTATCAGGCGTATCCCCTTATCAGACAGGCAGTCAGCTGCTGAGGCAGTACTTGGAGCGGCGCATCCATTGGCAATGGGGATGGAGTGCGTTCGTTGGCTCACACACTCAAAGGACAGACCAGAAGAGCGTCGAGTTCTTCCTGATGGAGCGGACGACGTTCTTTACCATCTGTTCGCTGTTCGCATCCGTGACGCGAACGAAGTTGAACCGTTGTTCATGCAGGCAGGAAGAGACGCACCAAATCTTTACTGGTACTGGCAGCACGGAAGAAATCGAGAAGAGATCGAAGAGGGCTTGCGTGAGCTTTTTGATAAAGACCCAGCGAAGCTGGATGACTTCCTCGACACCTACATTGGAGAAGGATGGGAAGTGGAAAGCGGCCTGCCGGTTAGGTCTGACCTAAGGCGCGAGACCTACAACAGTATCGCGTCAATAATTTCACCGGACTACGTTTTCGATAACCTCCGTACCCGTTACGGTGCCGAGCTGGACGACCCTCAGTACTATCAGGATGGAGAGCTAGCGAGGATAACGGCCCACCAGTTCGCCTCTATACATCTTACGGTTGTCGCTGAACAGCTTCCTCAGCCCGCGGATGCCGACGGATCAGGCAGTGACCCTGAGCAATTTGAGTGA
- a CDS encoding DUF6173 family protein, whose translation MEVRTPLIAEMNRAINKQQFDRDNPVIAVFKGLHEYVTGFESSLDDDHEVGARLVTFGQSIQIHVQNIGYKAPFLITFTGVDSTGSQLQLVQHVSQLSFLLVAVPKLQEKPFRVGFIWDK comes from the coding sequence ATGGAAGTCAGAACTCCGCTCATAGCCGAGATGAACAGAGCAATAAACAAACAGCAATTTGATAGGGATAACCCAGTCATCGCTGTATTCAAGGGCTTGCACGAATACGTCACAGGTTTTGAATCCAGCCTAGACGATGATCACGAGGTAGGTGCCAGACTTGTAACATTTGGCCAGTCGATTCAAATTCACGTTCAAAACATCGGCTACAAAGCGCCATTTCTGATTACTTTTACCGGTGTCGATAGCACTGGCAGCCAACTGCAGCTCGTTCAACATGTGTCACAGTTGAGCTTCTTGCTGGTTGCGGTTCCAAAACTTCAGGAAAAGCCCTTCCGGGTTGGTTTCATCTGGGATAAATGA
- a CDS encoding Shedu immune nuclease family protein, with protein MLEFQVTATGVDLEYEGDLGANDKWVWDELTTNNKARISRIFLFKTSDLLNPPSGNQSFEDYKYQFRFGTFENDYVRVPARILEIKNDLLISRDVTLRRSLFVAERNISIFLRLSELLDHSDSIVIGGTHPDAIPRDVFEELLKKFPNTYELNRYADARVQTILSQYLDGMRDARGRYENYLNRNKSLTSTRKIDLDLLKKLEIEKYILIRDLIKDSLATKKNWSEGDWQKLMLSFLLLLFPKYIMVLENVTIHDYYSNPSKKTDRFIDIALVDANGNLDVIEVKKPFDDKILRKSQYRGNSIPTSELSGSIMQAEKYLFHLSKWGIKGEETLTKKYTTELPPGMRIRISNPKAIIIVGRDQIGGANMTGSQLLDFEIIKRKYANMMDIITYDDLLRRLNNTIAALGC; from the coding sequence ATGCTTGAATTTCAGGTTACAGCTACAGGTGTCGATCTTGAATACGAAGGGGATCTGGGAGCCAATGACAAATGGGTCTGGGATGAATTGACGACCAACAACAAAGCGCGGATATCTCGAATATTTTTGTTCAAAACTTCAGACTTGCTAAATCCTCCCTCCGGCAACCAAAGTTTTGAGGATTATAAGTATCAGTTTCGATTCGGAACATTCGAAAATGACTATGTGAGGGTTCCTGCACGGATCCTCGAGATCAAAAACGACTTGCTCATAAGTCGTGATGTAACACTCAGGCGGTCGCTCTTTGTTGCTGAGCGCAATATCTCGATCTTTCTTCGTTTATCAGAATTGCTAGATCACTCCGATTCCATTGTGATAGGAGGCACACACCCCGACGCAATACCGAGAGACGTATTTGAGGAGTTGCTCAAAAAATTCCCGAACACCTATGAACTCAACCGCTACGCCGATGCTCGTGTTCAAACAATACTTTCTCAGTACCTGGATGGTATGAGGGATGCACGGGGCCGCTATGAGAACTATCTCAACAGAAACAAGTCTCTCACCAGTACCAGAAAAATCGATTTGGATTTATTGAAAAAGCTGGAAATCGAGAAATACATTTTGATTCGAGACCTCATAAAGGACTCCTTGGCGACCAAGAAAAATTGGTCCGAGGGTGACTGGCAGAAGCTGATGCTGTCCTTCCTCCTCCTTTTGTTCCCAAAATATATCATGGTTCTCGAGAACGTCACTATCCACGACTACTACAGTAATCCCAGCAAAAAAACTGATCGTTTTATCGACATTGCCTTGGTTGATGCCAATGGAAATCTTGACGTCATCGAAGTCAAAAAGCCCTTCGATGACAAGATTCTTCGCAAGAGCCAGTATCGTGGTAATAGTATCCCGACCTCAGAGTTGAGCGGTAGCATTATGCAGGCCGAGAAATATCTGTTCCACTTATCGAAATGGGGTATCAAAGGCGAAGAGACCCTCACCAAAAAATACACCACTGAACTACCGCCGGGCATGAGGATTCGGATTTCCAATCCCAAGGCGATTATCATCGTCGGACGCGATCAAATCGGCGGTGCCAATATGACAGGGAGCCAGTTGTTGGACTTCGAGATAATAAAACGCAAGTATGCAAACATGATGGACATCATCACATACGATGATCTGCTGCGACGGCTCAATAACACCATTGCTGCCCTTGGCTGCTGA
- a CDS encoding MrcB family domain-containing protein yields MESTLGKICGLQPKYSSTNTHEMQERGYLIRSVLAGELRSRLPALQKAFDSVFDDLAVEGSDGIGRKTEAPWVRIFSRAMSPNPREGFYLVIHFAANGSAVFITVGCGSTIWRGGDLQPVSNDELCKRTSWARFVVQQKWKTLSPFDDEIVLGAKAPLPRTFEKATAFAKRIAVSDLPTIDFDLLLFRAAERLSEIYLAQIEQRDVSPGDQDAGEIAIIAKPLRSTAGKQGRGLTATERQVVELQAMALAIQYLAAKGFESRDTSATNSFDILAKKAGEELMVEVKGTTSDLCDSVLMTKNEVNLHREHKGSTGLLIVSKIRLSRDNNEPIATGGEVEALLYWDIDEWISEPIAFQVSRKASY; encoded by the coding sequence TATCTTATTCGGTCAGTGCTTGCGGGGGAGTTACGCTCCCGTTTACCAGCTCTACAGAAGGCATTTGATAGTGTCTTTGATGATCTTGCTGTCGAGGGCTCGGATGGTATCGGGCGAAAGACAGAAGCCCCGTGGGTACGCATCTTTTCTAGAGCAATGTCCCCTAACCCGCGTGAAGGGTTCTATCTGGTAATTCACTTTGCAGCTAACGGTTCTGCTGTTTTCATCACAGTAGGGTGTGGGAGCACGATCTGGCGCGGGGGCGATCTCCAGCCGGTATCTAATGATGAACTTTGTAAACGAACCTCATGGGCTCGTTTCGTCGTTCAGCAAAAATGGAAGACGCTCAGCCCTTTTGATGATGAAATTGTCCTGGGTGCGAAAGCGCCACTCCCACGAACATTCGAGAAAGCCACGGCATTCGCTAAGCGTATCGCAGTCTCAGACTTACCGACCATCGATTTTGACCTTCTATTATTTAGAGCTGCAGAACGCCTCAGCGAAATTTATCTTGCTCAGATTGAGCAACGAGACGTATCTCCAGGCGACCAAGACGCTGGGGAAATTGCCATAATTGCCAAGCCTCTGAGAAGTACAGCAGGAAAGCAAGGGCGAGGGCTGACAGCAACGGAACGGCAGGTAGTTGAACTTCAAGCTATGGCACTGGCGATACAATATCTGGCTGCAAAGGGCTTTGAGTCGCGGGATACTTCAGCAACGAACTCATTTGATATTCTTGCCAAGAAAGCCGGTGAGGAGCTTATGGTCGAGGTGAAGGGCACGACCAGTGATCTCTGTGATTCGGTACTGATGACAAAAAACGAAGTTAATCTCCATCGAGAACATAAGGGATCAACAGGCCTACTTATCGTCTCAAAAATTAGACTCTCTCGTGATAATAACGAACCAATAGCTACTGGTGGCGAAGTTGAGGCTCTACTCTACTGGGATATTGATGAGTGGATTTCGGAACCAATAGCGTTTCAGGTATCGCGAAAGGCCAGCTACTAG